In one Rhodococcus sp. B50 genomic region, the following are encoded:
- a CDS encoding TetR/AcrR family transcriptional regulator has protein sequence MSTTSGQNYRGVPAAERAQQRKDRLIDAALDLMGDGVWRAATVDALCTRAGLNKRYFYESFSSLDDVARAVVDSVAATVAAAALSAFSAHSPEEDLASRAHATLDAVIRSLVEDPRKAHTLFGPVSASLGTLEHRAHALDGLTALLVEHARTIHDVALEADSLATIAPAFLVGGTGEAVLAWLREPGHGSIERLIDDITTLWLLVGNGAATAARERMTTEPER, from the coding sequence ATGTCCACGACATCCGGCCAGAACTACCGCGGTGTTCCGGCTGCCGAACGAGCGCAGCAACGTAAGGACCGGCTGATCGACGCCGCGCTGGATCTGATGGGAGACGGCGTGTGGCGTGCTGCCACGGTCGACGCGCTCTGCACACGAGCAGGACTCAACAAGCGCTACTTCTACGAGAGCTTCTCGAGCCTCGACGACGTGGCGCGGGCCGTCGTCGACTCCGTCGCCGCGACCGTCGCGGCGGCCGCGCTGTCCGCGTTCTCGGCCCACTCCCCCGAAGAAGATCTCGCATCTCGTGCGCACGCCACACTCGACGCGGTGATTCGGAGTCTGGTCGAGGATCCACGCAAGGCACACACCCTCTTCGGCCCGGTCTCCGCCTCGCTCGGCACCCTCGAACACCGCGCACACGCGCTCGACGGATTGACCGCGCTCCTCGTCGAGCACGCGCGCACGATCCACGACGTGGCGCTCGAAGCGGACAGCCTCGCGACGATCGCTCCCGCCTTCCTGGTCGGTGGCACAGGGGAAGCGGTACTCGCCTGGCTCCGCGAACCCGGGCACGGCAGCATCGAGCGATTGATCGACGACATCACCACGCTGTGGCTGCTGGTGGGCAACGGTGCCGCGACGGCTGCACGAGAGCGGATGACGACGGAGCCGGAGAGATGA